A window of Parabacteroides sp. FAFU027 genomic DNA:
AAGTCAGGGTAAAAGACGACAAGCAAGACAGAACCTTGAATCCTAATGAAAGGCTAGAGTATAATCTTGCAAAAAAGGAATTTAAGAAGAGCGAGTTAAAGCCTAATTCCAATGAACTGTTGTGGCGAAGCAACGAGTTGGCATTTTATGGTGAGTCTTTTGAGGAAATATGCAATAATCTGACTCGAATGTATAACTGCAAGTTTATATTCAAGACAGAATCATCGAAGCATTTCACCTATAACGGAATCATAAAAAATAATAGTCTTGAAAATGTCCTGGACTTTATTTGCCAGTCAGCATCGATAAAATATGAAAAGAGAGCTGATAATACGATTATCGTTTATTGATTATATCAACAAATGATAATGGATGGAAGCCTGATATTAATAGAATCTCATATTCCGGAGCAATGAACTTATTTACCTCAGTGCTATTTGAGGTAAATATTTTTTTGAAGAATATTAATCCTGAATACCTTAAATCTTTGCACAATAATAGAAGATGTTACAATACGACGAAAGATTATTGGTCACTCAATTGAAAGAAGGTAACAAATCTGCTTTTGAAAAACTTTACCAGAAGTATAGTGCGAAACTGTACAATTCAATATCGTTACTACTTCACAATAAAAGTATTGCCAAAGATATTACCCAAAACTGCTTCTTGATTGTGTGGGAAAAGCGCAATCTGTTGAACCCAGACAAAAGCTTTCCAGCTTATTTATACACCATTGCACGGAATTTAGTATATAAAGAGACTGAAAGGCAGGTTTTAAACACTAAGTTTATCGAAACGAGCCTTAACCATCTTGAAACGTTTGAAGATAATACGATAGAAAATCTGAATAATACATATCTGGAAGAATATCTGAATAATTTAGTAAATGAATTACCATGCACTCCTCAGAAAATATTCATTCTTAAAAAAGATAATGAACTTACAAATAAAGAAATAGCGACTCAACTTGAAATTACAGAAAGGGCAGTCGAAGCTCATCTTTATCGAACAACCAAACATCTGAAAGAGAAACTCAAGTATTTTATGATGAATATTTTTCTATTTATGTGACTTGATTCTCCTATCTAAAATTACATATATATCCAATTCTCAAATTAGTTTTTCCAGACAATGAAATTCTATGTAAATCTTACCTCCAGAAGAAAAGCCTTTTTCATAGGTGTGTTTATCTTCTCTTCATTAAATCTTTTTGCTCAAATCAAGGTTGCGTGCATCGGCAATAGTATTACGGCTGGAGCAGGATTAAAGAAAGAACAAGCATATCCAGCTCAGATGCAAGCCATTCTTGGTGACAAATATGTCGTTCGCAATTTCGGTGTAAGTGGCCGTACACTTTTAAGTAAAGGGGACAACCCATATATTAAAGAAAACGCCTATAAAGATGCTTTAAGCTGGCTGCCGGGTATTGTTATCATAAAACTAGGAACGAATGATTCCAAGCCTCAGAACTGGAAATATAAAGAGGAATTTACACCTGAATATATTGCTCTTGTAAATTCATTTAAAGACTTGCCTTCTCATCCCCAAATATATGTTTGTTATCCTCTCCCGGCGTTTCAACATAAATATAATATTAATGATAGCATTATCACTAACGATATAATACCAATGGTGAAGATTGTAGCTAAAAAAACAAAATCCAGAATTATAAATCTAAATAGAGCATTTAGAGGTAAAATCGATTTGTTATACGATGGTATTCATCCTACTGCTGAAGGTGATAAATTGTTAGCTAAGATAATTGCTAAAACAATCAAATAAATATACAACAAGACTCTGCTCCCAATAATAACAGAAAGAATAAGAAGAACCATCAGCACTCAGGTTGTAATATAAGCTTGCAGGCTATTTTTTAAGTTTATATATGACAGAGAGGATTCTTGAAATCCTCTCTGTTTTCATTTAATACACCTACTTCAACCAACAACATTTTCACTTCAATTCAAAAGCAAATCTACCTCTAATATCCATTGAGGATGAACCAATTAAAGCTTCAAATCTCCCAGGCTCAGCCACCCACATATGCTTTTGATCATCATAGAAACTCAATGCATCCAAAGTTACAGGAAAGACTACTGTTTTTTCTTCACCCGGAGATAAACTTATCTTCTTAAAACCTTTTAGTTCTTTGAAAGGGCGAGGTAAAGAAGATTCGTTATCACGGATATAAAGTTGTACCACTTCTTGTCCCTCCCGTTTTCCTGTATTTTTCACCTTTACAGTCACATTGATCGTATCATTGACGTGCATCACAGATTTATCGGCAATTGCTTTACTGTACTGAAAGTTCGTATAACTCAGCCCATGACCAAAAGGAAACAAAGGTTTAGTATTTTTCTGTCTATCAGCCCAACGGTAACCTACAAAGATACCTTCTTTATATTCCACATCTGTTTTATTACCCGGATAACCGCCTAACGCACTAGCTGCATTATCATCAATGAGGACAGGAAATGTAAACGGAAGTTTTCCTGAAGGATTGACCTCTCCGAAAAGTACGGATGCCAAGGCGTTTCCGGTTTCCGTTCCACAATACCAAGCTTCCACAATTGATGGCACATTGTTTACCCAAGGCATTGCAACGGCATTTCCGCTGATGATAACGACGACTGTGTTAGGATTAGCAGCAGTAAGTTGAGAAATAAGAGTATCCTGTCCATAAGGAAGCCCGAGGGAAGTGCGATCGTGCCCCTCACAGTCCTGTCCGTTATTTTTGTTCAACCCTCCTATAAAGAGTACAATATCAGCTTCTTTTGCTGCTGATACAGCTTCTTCACGAAGCTGTTCTCCAATATTTTCCTTTTGATTCATCGACGAAACCGAAGTATACCCTGATAAATACCTAACAGAAACCTGTTGTCTGGCATAAGTCTCTATCCCAGTCAATGGTGATATTTCATATTTTGTCTTCAGAGCAGAAGACCCCCCCCCTACAGTCATTTTTTTCACAGCATTCTCCCCTACCACTAGAATATTTTTTACTTTGGAAATATCTATAGGCAACAGGGATGACCGATTTTTCAGCAAAACGATCCCCTCCTGAGCAATTTTACGTCCAGCGAGGGCATGTTCCATAGTTCCGAACGAACCATACGGTCGATTTTTGGACATAGTAGTACGAAAAACCAGTCTTAGGATACGGCGCACTTTTTCATCCAACTCCTGAGTATCGATTTTTCCTTCTGTAATCATCTTCAGATAAGGAGAGGCTAAGTAGTAATTTGCATAGGCATTGCTGGCACTCCAGTTCAGCCCATTTGTCCAGCTTCCAAACTCCATATCCAGACCGTTACGGATCGCTTCATTTGTTTTATGCACCCCACCCCAGTCAGAAATAACCACTCCATCAAAGCCCCAGTCCCGTTTCAGGATCTCATTTAACAGATATTGGTTATGACAGCAATGTTGGCCTTTATACTGATTGTAAGCGCCCATAATAGCCCATGCACCACCATCTTGCACAGCAGCTTTGAAGGCAGGCAGGTATATTTCATGCAATGCCCTGTCATCCACTTTTACATTGATGTTTTCGCGACGCACCTCTTGGTTATTCAGTGCAAAATGTTTTACACAAGCTGCAATTCCGCACTTTTGTACCTCGCGAATATAAGGAACAACCATCTTTGACGCTAAATAAGGATCCTCTCCCATATATTCAAAATTGCGACCATTAAGAGGTGTCCGATAGATATTGACTCCGGGACCAAGAAGCACATTCTTATTTCGATAGCGGGCTTCCTCCCCGATGCTTTTCCCGTAAAGAGCCGACATATCCGGAGACCATGTCGCTGCCAGAGCAGTGAGTGCAGGGAAAGCAATACAAGAATCGTTCGTCCATTTAGCTTCATTCCACTCATCCCACAAGACTTCTGCCCGAATGCCGTGAGGACCGTCTGTCATCCAGTTTTCGGGAATGCCTAACCGCGGTACTCCTGCCGAACTAAACTTGGACTGCGCATGAATCATGGCAACCTTTTCCTCAACAGTCATACGCCGAAGAGCATCTTCCACCCGCTGTTCGATCGGTTGATCAGGATCGAGATAAATCGGATTTCGGGCTAATGATGTGACAGTACATGCCAGAAGCAGACTGGCGTAAATCGCTTTTTTCTTCATGATTTTAAATTCTAATTTGAACAACACTTATCGTATTTGATTTTACGTTCAATGAACAAAGAAACAGGGTTTCCGAGACGTTCAATGCCTACAGAAACCCTGCTCTCAAAGTAAATACACCTTCATAAATCAGTCTTTAAATCAGACTAACCGGTTTGAGATATATTATTTTACAATAACCTTTTCAATAGCTACGTTCTTCTGATTCTTTATCGCTTTTACGATATAGACACCCGCCGCCAGACTCACGTTGTCGGTATTTTCTTTGACTGCTACTTTCTGTCCCTGCAGATTAAACACTTCTACTTTTGCCGACTCTGAGAGTTTTACTCCATTTGCTGTTGTTGTGATTTTCACCTGATCTGCAGATGTTGTCGAAGTGCCGGTAGAAATAGCATTCAGATCTGTCTCCAACCCAAATTGGTATGCAGCCAATCCGTTTTTCGGTCCATACAAGTACAGTGAAGCGATTTTGCCAGCATTATCGACTACAGAATATACAGTCTGAAGCCATCTGTAGCTAATGGTTTTATATAATCCATCGCCACCGGGATAATCGTAATAGTTAGTACTGCCCAGAAAGGACATATCAGCGCCTAATTCTACCAGCTTAAAATTCATGGGTACACCACTTGAACTCGGATCTGTATTACAATAAGACACGAATTTTTTTCCATTGATTGTAAATTGATCTACACCGTCCCGGTTTGTATTCACCGGTTTATTAGTCGCATCGTCAGCAAAACTGCTTACCATCGAGATTGAGGTTAAGGTATTATCATAAGAATAAAGAGTCGGGTAGGTCTTTTGTCCATCTAAATAAAATTTCTGGCTATCAATTGCATGAATACGAGATTCATTTCCCAACGTAGTTGCAGTTGTCGGGTAAAATGAAATAGTAAGTTCTGTTGGCGTACTAGCCACTACTCCATTGGTAATCTCCCAACGTAAAACAGTATTAGAACCTCCATTCGCAGTTATTATATAACCGTTTCCTGTAATGTCTCCATATACATCAAATGTTTCAAATCGGAATGTACCGGTAGTACCTCCTTTCAGAAACTCCAATACTTTTGTACCGGTACCATCTGCGACATTAACATTCCAAATCTGAAGTGGTGTCACCTTATTGTCCGCAACAAGATTACACAATAATACGTGTCCTGCATCATCCACACGGATATCGTTACAACCATAAGGAACCTGAGTTCCATCATCTTTCTTGAATACATTAGACGCCAGAGCTTTATTTTCTATGAAATTTCCCGTTGCAGCATCAAAAATATCAATACTAAGGGCATAGGGTTCCGCCGAACCATCGCGTCTGCAAATCAGCACTTTCCCATTGGTTACCGCCATACTTCTGGCGTTATTCTCCACTGTACACATTGAGGGGCTCAAATTACCCTGGTTATACGACTGAAACCAAAGGCTTTTCAACAAATAGCCATTTGAGGTTGTACTGTAAATCGCCTGATCAGCAGTAGCGTAAACAGAAGCAATTCCAGACAGTAGAATTGCCACAGAAAGTAATAGCTTTCTCATAATTTAGATTTTTAATTAATTATAAACACACATTAAAAAAGGAAGTAAATTTTGGCAGATCCCTGATCCCGGTATAGCCATCAAAACGATTGACCATACCGATAACAAAGGATCAAAATAGATTATTTTACTGTCACATCCATCAGCTTAAGCCATCCAGAAGTGGTAATATTTGTTTTTGCAGAGATATTCAGACCCTTGACATTATCTTTTGTCACATCGACAATAGCTACGGCCCAAGTATAATCACCTGCCGGAACATCTTTTACTGGGGTTGAAAATTCATAAGTCGTAGGTGTTCCTTTAAGCCATTTTGAAGGGTCTGTGCTAGAATCTATATAGATAGATTTCACAGAATCGTCTATCTTACTTAGCATGGCAAATGCCACTTTGTATTTTTGATTCCATTGAGGCAGGTTATTCGGACAAACGCCCCATCCCAGGTTGTTCCAACGGTGAATGATCTTAATCGTAGTGGTGTTTGTGACGGTCTTTGGCAAAGAGAGTTTATCAGGATACAAACGGTACCCCCCTTCTGCTATAAAACTCTTTACCATAGAGTAAGCATCTTTAAACCATGACTGCACTTCTCCGCCGGCGCGGAAGTCCATCACATTGACGTGAGCCTCTTTCGAATCATCGTATTCACCCTTGCGCACGTCTACCGCAGTCTTGTATCCACGGGGATCTATGGAATAGTTCATGGTATTTACGCACCAGCCACCTTCCATTATAACCGGACGGGTGGGAAACCAATCGGTTACAATTCCCTTTTCGTAGCTCTGGTAATAACTCGTCATTCCAAAGGCATCGTGCCGCAACATATAACCTTTGTTGAAAGCGCTTGTCAAAAGGGTTTTAGTATCGGGATTGGGACTTGCCCATTCCTGTGGTAAACCGATCAACCGGTGGTAATTTATTGCCAAGGGAACTTTTTTAAAATTAGTCAGGTAAAGATTCGTGATCCAGTCGAAAACCGACTGTCTGTTGGCCGTATTCAGATATAGTACCGTGTGCGCTTCTCCCCATTTGCCCAGTCCGTATCCATCGATGAAATCAACCACATCAGGATCGTCAAATTTTGCGGCAAAAGCTTTGATAAACTTCTCATATTTCGCCTGGAAAACGAGGTCATCTGGATAAGGAGACCATACCGATACACTTCCTGTCTGCGTTACATACCCCTGTGCGCCCGCATCTCTCACATATGTTGGAGTAAAGTTTCTGGGTTTGTCGCGGCTATCCTCCACTATACGGAACGCGAGTTTAAGCCCTCTTGCTTTTGCTCCTTCAATCAGCATTTTAATCGTTGCATTATTATCCCAGGCATAAACTCCTTCCTGAGGTTCTAAATCGGCCCATCCAGTACGGATATACAAAATACTGGCGTAATCGGAAGCCTTGACGGTTGTCCCCAATTCGGGTACAGAAACCTTGTCGAGTTGGGTCCAGAAATCACTGGCTACACCTGCGCTGCCGTAAATAGCCCAGCCTGCCATAGGGTTACGCACCAGCTTCTGAGTCTCAGGTACCACATCTACTATATAATTACCTGGAACACTGTTATCCAGAGAAGAATTGGAGCTTCCACCTGTAACAAGGTTGTCTTCTTGTCCCGAACAGGCAAACATGCTTGTCGTGGCAAATAACAATAGTCCGACATTTGCTGCAATCGCTATCTTTTTACTTAACCAACGGTGTTTTTTCATACTATTATTCAGCTAATTATAATTAAGGGATTAAACCGGATTATCTGCGACCTTTTTTGTTGTTTTATTTCGTCTTTGCCAGACGAAACTGAATACAGAAAGCAGATAACCTTTGCTTTGACTACTACACCTAATATCCATGAAGGAGATAAAATACTCAGACGAACAATCTATTTAACTATTATAAACAGTAAACATACTGTTTTTTTATTTTGTAGATGGATAGACTGAAATCAGAATTAAAATAGAGAAGGCTACACAACCGAAATTCAACCTGTAGCCTTCTCCTCATCATATAAACTCAAAACTATATTGTCTTTTTAATCAGAGAGCAACATCTTTGTAGTTAAATTTAGGTTTCAACCGCACCATGACCCGCTTTTTGCTTGCCCTGATCGTATCTCCGGAGGTGTTTACCAGTCCCAAAGGAAGAACGAGGGATTTTGTAGTCTTCAGTTTGGCGATCTTGGTCAGATTGAGACGAAGATTAATCTGTCCAGTCCTTACGTCTTTGGGGATCACAAGACTTCGTTCCAACTGATAACAGTCGGCAGGCAAAATCATCGTGTTCTTAAAATAGAGTACACTGGAAGACTTTGATGCAGTTGGTATAGTCACATCGTTATAAACTGCCAGCATGGAATCCATGTATGCCGAATCGACCTTCAACCGAACAGACAGAGCCGGATATTCGGAAGAAATACCCGAACGGGTCACCCCGAGCACCCTGATGGCTGTATCCTTGAGCAGCGTGTCACTGGCTTGACGCAGCAGAGTATCTTTCAGTTCCAGGTAAGTAGTATCCTTGGACATATAAATATAATAACTGCCAAAAGTATCCATATTTTCTCTGAAACAGGAGGTCAGAAATAGTACCGCCATAACTGTTGCGGCCATGTGTTTCGCATATCTTTTCATCGTTGACTTGAATTATAAGGTTTATTATTTCCAACCCGGGTTTTGTACCAATACCAAAGATTTGTTCATTTCCGACTGAGGGATAGGATACAGGTACATTTTCGAACTCCATGCCCGGGTCTCAATCTTCTGGCGAGTGTAGCTGTACACTCCGGGGGTTGTCTCCTGAATACGCATTCCGTAAATATCTCCGCCAATACCCTGATCAGCAGTCATCCAACGACGGACATCCCAGTAACGATGCTCCTCAAAAGCAAGCTCCACGCGTCTCTCATTTCTCAGTCTGGCCCTAAAGTCGGCAGCGGTGATGGTCGATGCCAGGGCGGGCATGCCTACTGCGGCACGGGTGCGGACACTGTTTACGGCAGACAAAGCTGTAATGGTAAGTCCGTCGGCAGCAGATGTAGCTGTCGGAGATCCGAAAGCCTCAAGCATCGCTTCGGCATAGTCTAGGTAAATTTCTGACAATCTGAAATATACCCATTGCTTTTTACTGGTGTTGTTGAGCGTCAGATCAAGTGTCTCGTCAACATATTTACGCAAATAATATCCTGTCTTGGATGCTCCCACACGGGGCAAACCCTGACTTCCGCCTTCCCACAACTGTACAGCCGTAGCATTTTTGCCAAAAGTGGTGCCATTGTAGACGATGGTCTTTTTGAGACGCGGATCACGATTGGCGTATGGATTTGCCGGATCGTAACCCGATGTCGGATCGTCGATTGTTTTTCCACTTCTCGCGTCAGTAGATGAGGAGAATTTCATTTCGTAAGCATCTACCAGATTCTGTGTCGGACAAGTTTCACTCTTACCGGTCGCAAAACCGACAGGATAATTGAGTACATCAAAAGTATTGCTGGCAGTATAGCGTTTTTCAAAAATGACCTCCCGGCTAAAGGCATCCCGCAGCAGGAAAAGCGCCGAGTAGTCGCTATGGAAACTATATATGCTGCTGTTGACCATATCCAGAACAGCCTTGCAGGCTTGTGCCGCCCTGATCCAGCGTGCCTGACGATTTGCATCGGTATATCCCACCAGCGAATCCGTATTATTGGGTTGGTTGTATAAATCGCTGGCTGCATACAGCAAAGTGCGTGCTTTCAGCGCGAGAGCAGCGCCTTTGGTAGCCCGGCCAAGGTATGCCTGAGTGGCCGTATTACTGTAATAATCAGCCGACAGGTATTTAGCAGCGGTATCACACTGTTGCACAATGTAGTTGACGCATCGGGAAAAACTTGCTCGTGGAATCCGTTTCAATGAATCCAGCTCTGATATCGGATCATAAGCTCTCGTGACTAATGGCACTCCGCCATAACGCTTAATCAATTCAAAATAAAAGAATGCTCTCAGGAAATGAGCCTCATACTTATGCATTGTAGTCAGCGTTGCACGACGATTGTACTCTTCTGGAGTTCCTATCTTAAGATAACTCCAATCAACCTGTTTCAACAAATCCAGAAATGCATTAGCTTTACGAATTCCGTTGTAAGAATTGGACCACGGGCTGCCTTCGGGATTAGAAAATGAGCCCCAGTTTCCGATATTGAAGTTCTGTATGTCTTCGCCGTCGTTGACATCCTCGGCTTCGTCGCATGCCGAAGCCAGCATCGCATTACCAATGCGGTCATACCCGTCAGGCAGGTAAGAATACACATTGTTGATTACAGTGGTAATGCTGTTTATGTTATGAGTCACATCGTCTTCGGTCTTGAATGCAAGCATATCCGAATCCGTAAAATTACAACCGGTCAGAAAGGTCATCCCCAGAAGCATCAAGAGATAGAGATTCTTTATATTATCCTTTTTCATCCGAATAAATTTTTAATTAAAGTTGGAATGGAACTTGCGATGAACTTAGACATGCTAAGTTCATGCTCGTTTCATAGTTTTCACAATTGGAGATTTAATCCTAAGTTAAATGACTTCATCACCGGATAACCGACACTCAGTGTCTCCGGATCTACGATCTTGAGATGATCCCAGTTATAGAGATCCAGACCGCGTATAAACAGTTTCACGTTGCGGACATTGTGTTTTGACAAAAATGACTGAGGCAAAGAATATGACAATTCAACAGTTCTTAACCGAAGAAAATCACCATTGCGATACCAAAAGGTAGATGCACGGTAGTTATTGGAGTTGCCCAGTGTAGTCAGGCGCGGGTAATTGGCTGTTTCAGCTGTCTCCGGAGTCCAGGAATTAGCTGCGAAAGTCGATATGCGTGACGATCCGCTCTGAAGTGGCCAGAATATGGCCGCATTATCTCCGAGGTAAACGCTCCGGCCCAATTGCGATTGCAAAAACCCGGAGAGCTCAAACCCCTTGTAACGGACAGCCAGATCCAGTCCCAACTCCGCTTTTGGAAGGCTTGGATTAAAAAATGGCTTTCTGTCGTTGTTGTCTATCTTGCCGTCATTATTCTGGTCTTTGTATTTCAGGTCGCCCGGTTTTACGGATCCAAAAGTCTGCTGGGGGCTGTTGTCTATGTCGCTCTGGTCTTTGTAGAAGCCGACACACTCCAGCATAAACGGTTGGTTGATCTGATTTCCGGTAGTCAGGAGATAAGACTCCGGCTGCGACTCTTCGTTCACTTTCAGAATCTTATTGATATTGTATGACCCATTGATTCCGGCCCGGAAACCCCAGTCTTTGAGTTGCTTGTTGTATGAGGCGACAAACTCAATGCCTTTTCGCTCCGTAGTTCCGGCGTTTACGTTAGCAACAGCTCCGCCAAAGATTGCGGGAACAATACCCGAACTGCTGGTCAGAATGTCGTTCCGACGCTCCAGATATACGTTAGCCGAAACCGAGATATTTTTCAAAAGTCCTGCTTCTGCGCCGGCTTCGTACTTGTAAGCTTTTTCAAAAGAAAAGTTTTCGTTGGGATAAGTACCTTCTGCCAAACCGCTGGCACCTGTATTGGACGCGCCGAAAACCCATCCGTTAGCGCTCGCATATTGCCTTATGTAGGAGAAACGCTCACCCACGTAGCTGTTGCCCACCAGACCTGCCGATGCACGCAACTTCAGATAATCAATGGCTTTCGCAGACTTCAGGAAATCCTCTTCCGACAGTAACCATCCGGCAGAAATCGCCGGAAAGAATCCGAAACGTCTGCTTTTGGCAAAACGCTCAGTTCCGCTGTAGGAACAAGAAAATTCACCGAAGTATTTTTTATTGTAATCGTAACCGACACGTCCTCCGACAAACTGATAATAGTACGGACTGGCATTTCCATCCAAAATGTATTTATCCTGATGATACATCACCATCGAATTCAGGTGGTGGTGGGTAGAGAACGAACTTTTGTATTCTGTAAATCCTTCAATCGTCATGCGGTCGTCCTGTCCGTCTGTATCAGGTCCAAATGCCGCCAAAGGGCTGGCTGTGCCGACCAGCGAACTCAGGATAACGTTTCCAGTTACCGGATCCTGTCCCAGTACGTCCTGAACCTGATACTTACGATCCCATCCCTCGCGGTTGGTGTAGCTGTTGTCGTATCCGAAACGCAATCCCATGCTTACCCCACGGATAAGGTCACTCAGGTCGTAGCGGGTTTCCACGTTGGTCATCACAGCCCGATCATTGTACCGGCGGTAACCACGAGTCAGAAACTCTGCCATCGGGTTGACGGCATTGGTCGAGTTTCCGCCATAGGTAGTCTTATTTACATAAATAGGGTAAAGGTTGCCCGGAGTCTTGTAGAAGTAGTTCCACATGTCCGTAGCCGATAGCATCGGACGGTTTCTGGTGTCGATCTGGCCACTGATGTCTGCCTTCAGTGTCCAGTTTTTGGCTATATTCACATCCATATTCGAACGAAAACGGAATTGTTTCGTTTCCGTATTTGTACTGTACCCCATCAAAGAATTGGTGTGGTCATAGATTCCTTCAGCACCGTAATAGTTCAGAGA
This region includes:
- a CDS encoding SusC/RagA family TonB-linked outer membrane protein; translation: MKKRIRLNNRIRAFMLFAICTPLLGLSAQEQNIRAVVVDENLEPVKDAYVRVNGTQISETSSPRGVVAFKANASATLLIGKDGYRLETLQASQPNQYIILRRKPLEEKQQVAFGTVEQGLISSSMNILNGNQLHNSVSNLGAALYGKLPGLVLQQGQSEPGGDVPSYFGIRGNATLGSANNQPMVVVDGFERDMSTIQVEDVDKIAILKDASATAIYGARGANGVILITTKRGSTGPVKVNASVQMAMDMPTRIPKFLSSYDFASKYSKAYAMDGLPSSALNYHYSAFNIDNYKTGDPYYYPNIDWVKEMTKSSAPHRQADINISGGNDVGRYYVSLNYYGAEGIYDHTNSLMGYSTNTETKQFRFRSNMDVNIAKNWTLKADISGQIDTRNRPMLSATDMWNYFYKTPGNLYPIYVNKTTYGGNSTNAVNPMAEFLTRGYRRYNDRAVMTNVETRYDLSDLIRGVSMGLRFGYDNSYTNREGWDRKYQVQDVLGQDPVTGNVILSSLVGTASPLAAFGPDTDGQDDRMTIEGFTEYKSSFSTHHHLNSMVMYHQDKYILDGNASPYYYQFVGGRVGYDYNKKYFGEFSCSYSGTERFAKSRRFGFFPAISAGWLLSEEDFLKSAKAIDYLKLRASAGLVGNSYVGERFSYIRQYASANGWVFGASNTGASGLAEGTYPNENFSFEKAYKYEAGAEAGLLKNISVSANVYLERRNDILTSSSGIVPAIFGGAVANVNAGTTERKGIEFVASYNKQLKDWGFRAGINGSYNINKILKVNEESQPESYLLTTGNQINQPFMLECVGFYKDQSDIDNSPQQTFGSVKPGDLKYKDQNNDGKIDNNDRKPFFNPSLPKAELGLDLAVRYKGFELSGFLQSQLGRSVYLGDNAAIFWPLQSGSSRISTFAANSWTPETAETANYPRLTTLGNSNNYRASTFWYRNGDFLRLRTVELSYSLPQSFLSKHNVRNVKLFIRGLDLYNWDHLKIVDPETLSVGYPVMKSFNLGLNLQL